From one Paenibacillus sp. FSL K6-1330 genomic stretch:
- the serA gene encoding phosphoglycerate dehydrogenase produces MFKVLVSDPISDLGIQQLMDAADVQVDKKTGLNEDELTAIIGEYDGLLVRSQTRVTERIMNAGTNLKVVGRAGVGVDNIDLEAATKRGIVVINAPDGNTITTAEHTFAMMIALARHIPQAYAKTVGGSWDRKSFLGVELRNKTLGVMGMGRIGSEVAKRAKAFGMNILAFDPFLTEERADKLGVTLSSVDNIIRSADFITVHTPLTPETRHMIARPQFEVMKRGMRIVNCARGGIIDERALVEAIDEGIVAGAAFDVFEHEPPESDHPFLNHPKVIVTPHLGASTVEAQENVAIDVSEQVLHILRNEPFKNAVNFPLVAASVMNKLQPYFSLGEKLGSVAAQITAHAVKEIHVDYAGELAEVDTQALTRYIVKGVLERHLGSEVNIVNSMHLAKSRDLHVVVSQTPKTKDFTNLVTVTLKTQNGLERIVAGTLLLGYGERIVRLDKFPVDISPEGHLILISHNDKPGLIGRVGTLLGENDVNIASMQVGRKVIGGEAIMLLTVDKDVPKDVLIKLTGLPELNTAQQIALG; encoded by the coding sequence ATGTTTAAAGTATTGGTATCGGATCCGATCAGTGATTTGGGGATCCAGCAATTAATGGATGCCGCCGATGTGCAGGTAGACAAAAAAACGGGGCTTAATGAAGATGAGCTCACTGCCATTATCGGTGAATATGACGGGCTCCTCGTACGGAGTCAGACACGTGTGACAGAACGCATTATGAATGCAGGAACCAATCTCAAGGTTGTCGGCCGTGCTGGTGTTGGCGTTGACAATATCGATCTTGAAGCCGCTACGAAACGCGGGATCGTTGTTATTAATGCGCCTGACGGTAACACGATTACCACTGCAGAGCATACATTTGCCATGATGATCGCCCTCGCCCGCCACATCCCGCAGGCCTATGCCAAGACGGTAGGCGGATCCTGGGACCGCAAATCCTTCCTCGGCGTTGAGCTGCGCAACAAAACGCTGGGCGTTATGGGAATGGGAAGGATCGGCAGCGAGGTAGCTAAACGCGCCAAGGCTTTCGGCATGAACATCCTTGCCTTCGATCCGTTCTTGACGGAAGAGCGTGCGGACAAACTGGGCGTGACACTCTCCTCGGTAGATAACATTATCCGCAGCGCAGACTTCATTACGGTCCATACTCCGCTTACGCCGGAAACCCGCCATATGATCGCAAGACCGCAATTCGAAGTCATGAAGCGCGGCATGCGCATCGTGAACTGCGCCCGTGGCGGCATTATTGACGAGCGTGCCCTCGTGGAAGCCATCGATGAAGGCATTGTTGCCGGAGCCGCATTTGACGTGTTTGAACATGAGCCGCCTGAAAGCGATCATCCGTTCCTGAACCATCCAAAGGTTATTGTAACCCCGCATTTGGGTGCATCTACTGTTGAGGCTCAGGAGAACGTTGCGATTGATGTATCGGAACAAGTGCTCCATATCCTTCGCAACGAGCCGTTTAAGAATGCGGTCAACTTCCCGCTTGTAGCGGCTAGCGTGATGAACAAGCTGCAGCCATACTTCTCGCTCGGCGAGAAACTGGGCAGTGTAGCTGCTCAGATCACCGCACACGCGGTGAAGGAGATTCACGTTGACTATGCAGGCGAGCTGGCTGAAGTCGATACGCAAGCCCTGACCCGATACATCGTGAAGGGAGTGCTGGAACGCCACCTCGGAAGCGAAGTGAATATTGTAAACTCCATGCATTTGGCGAAGAGCCGTGATCTGCACGTCGTTGTGTCCCAGACACCAAAAACCAAAGACTTTACCAACCTCGTTACCGTTACGCTTAAAACGCAAAACGGTTTGGAGCGAATTGTTGCAGGTACCCTCCTGCTGGGTTACGGCGAACGGATTGTCCGTCTGGATAAATTCCCGGTCGATATTTCTCCGGAAGGTCATCTGATTCTGATTTCCCATAACGACAAACCGGGCCTTATCGGTCGTGTCGGAACGCTGCTCGGCGAGAACGATGTCAACATCGCCTCCATGCAGGTTGGACGTAAAGTCATCGGCGGGGAAGCCATCATGCTTCTGACGGTGGATAAAGACGTTCCTAAGGACGTTCTGATCAAGCTTACCGGGCTGCCGGAACTGAACACCGCGCAGCAAATCGCGCTGGGCTAA
- a CDS encoding CPBP family intramembrane glutamic endopeptidase — translation MKKFKIRVKRIEAHQLNDRLLLINLYLTQALTLIAGLIWILFQQRNPFGLFIIPKDIEFVYWGLGLAAAMLVVDFVLSRFVSEDSMDDGGINEMLFRKRPVWHIFIIALIVSICEELLFRGAIQHAFGPYWTSILFALIHVRYLKHWLPTGWVFLSSYGLGYVYIQTGTIWAPILCHFLIDFISGMLIRFRRKE, via the coding sequence ATGAAAAAATTTAAAATACGCGTAAAAAGAATCGAGGCCCATCAATTAAATGATCGGCTGCTGCTTATTAATCTGTATCTTACCCAAGCATTGACGCTAATTGCAGGTTTGATCTGGATCCTGTTTCAGCAGAGGAATCCGTTTGGGCTCTTTATCATTCCGAAGGATATCGAGTTTGTATATTGGGGGCTCGGACTTGCTGCAGCAATGCTGGTCGTGGATTTTGTATTATCCCGGTTTGTGTCAGAGGATAGTATGGACGATGGCGGAATCAATGAAATGTTGTTCCGAAAAAGGCCGGTTTGGCATATTTTTATTATAGCTCTGATCGTATCCATCTGTGAGGAGTTATTGTTTCGAGGAGCCATCCAGCATGCGTTCGGACCATATTGGACTAGTATCTTGTTCGCACTTATTCATGTCAGATATTTAAAACATTGGCTTCCAACCGGATGGGTTTTCTTGAGCAGTTACGGTCTGGGTTATGTTTATATTCAAACGGGTACCATTTGGGCGCCCATCCTGTGCCATTTTCTGATTGATTTCATATCAGGAATGTTGATTCGGTTTCGGAGGAAAGAGTAA
- a CDS encoding metallophosphoesterase: MSVLMWIAGAAALGAGAIGWMRAEARGYRVREEEVVSERVPHSFDGFRILFITDIHRRQLSEEKLLSNLSSVDCVLLGGDITERGVPLQRMRHNMSVLVRIAPVYAVLGNHDLNAGKDAVRKVLRESGVTLLNDKTVTLKRSNELMVLSGVRQPASRKHPYTRFRGNAAEDQYHIILVHDPIWVKDKDAVHGDLVLAGHTHGGQIVLPVAGAVRLTRFYKKFKSGWYTLPRKAGETKHSSRMLISRGFGTSHIPLRLQCPAEYHVITLRKKP, translated from the coding sequence ATGAGTGTGTTGATGTGGATAGCAGGTGCTGCGGCGCTTGGTGCAGGCGCTATCGGCTGGATGAGGGCTGAAGCCAGGGGCTATCGGGTGCGTGAAGAAGAAGTGGTATCCGAACGTGTCCCTCACTCGTTTGACGGTTTTCGGATATTGTTCATTACCGATATACATCGCAGACAATTATCAGAAGAAAAGCTATTATCCAATCTATCATCGGTGGATTGCGTACTGCTTGGTGGAGATATTACGGAAAGAGGCGTGCCCCTTCAGCGTATGAGGCATAATATGTCGGTGCTGGTCCGTATCGCACCCGTGTATGCCGTCTTGGGGAATCATGATTTGAATGCAGGCAAGGACGCCGTCCGTAAAGTATTACGGGAGAGCGGCGTTACTCTGCTGAATGACAAGACCGTTACGTTAAAGCGCAGTAACGAGCTTATGGTTCTCAGCGGGGTAAGGCAGCCGGCAAGCCGGAAGCACCCGTATACAAGATTTCGGGGAAATGCAGCCGAAGACCAGTATCACATTATTCTGGTGCATGATCCAATATGGGTCAAAGACAAGGATGCGGTGCATGGGGATCTCGTGCTGGCGGGACATACCCATGGGGGGCAGATTGTACTGCCAGTTGCAGGAGCCGTTCGATTGACACGTTTCTACAAGAAGTTTAAATCCGGATGGTATACGCTGCCGAGAAAGGCGGGCGAAACCAAGCATTCTTCCAGGATGCTGATCAGCCGGGGATTCGGCACTTCGCATATCCCGCTGCGCTTGCAATGTCCCGCAGAATATCATGTGATTACACTACGCAAAAAACCTTAA
- a CDS encoding polysaccharide deacetylase family protein, producing MVKTRTVLLLACCLMLSACGNNGMDQKQSTATEVGNDRAAQQNETSGAVSTPKEGTEKATETDKPEAEPDVDKSADPSDGTDKSPDAEAPVEPKYHMNKVYRIVPNDESVPEKVVLLTFDDGPKDETMINQMIDTLDKHDAKAIFFVNGYRAKAHPELLKLIHDRGQIIGNHSWDHIDLKKETKQTVKKQIGDVQQIVKEATGSEPKFFRPPFGSGGDTVKEVALKHDLLFMTWSNGSLDWESKNKNKPDAVVSNVLEQLHPGSNILMHELPWTVEALDTLLTKLEAKGYGFVDPQFIEPKIR from the coding sequence ATGGTTAAAACACGAACAGTACTTCTGCTGGCTTGCTGCCTTATGCTCAGCGCATGCGGCAACAACGGAATGGATCAAAAGCAAAGCACGGCCACGGAAGTCGGTAATGACAGAGCAGCGCAGCAAAATGAAACCTCTGGAGCAGTGTCCACTCCGAAAGAAGGTACCGAGAAGGCAACCGAAACAGACAAGCCTGAAGCCGAGCCTGACGTGGATAAATCCGCGGACCCATCAGATGGAACCGATAAGAGTCCCGATGCCGAGGCACCGGTTGAACCGAAGTATCATATGAATAAGGTGTATCGCATCGTCCCCAATGATGAGTCCGTCCCCGAAAAAGTAGTGCTGCTCACGTTTGATGACGGCCCAAAGGACGAAACCATGATCAACCAAATGATCGACACGCTGGACAAACATGATGCCAAAGCGATTTTCTTCGTCAATGGATACCGTGCGAAGGCGCATCCAGAGCTGTTGAAACTGATCCATGACCGCGGTCAAATCATTGGGAATCATTCCTGGGATCATATCGACCTGAAAAAAGAAACCAAACAGACAGTGAAGAAACAGATTGGGGATGTGCAGCAAATCGTTAAGGAAGCGACCGGATCGGAACCGAAGTTTTTCCGTCCTCCGTTCGGCTCCGGCGGAGATACTGTAAAGGAAGTTGCCCTGAAGCATGACCTGCTGTTCATGACCTGGTCCAACGGTTCGCTCGATTGGGAAAGCAAAAATAAAAACAAACCCGATGCCGTAGTCAGCAATGTACTGGAACAGCTTCACCCTGGCAGCAACATTCTGATGCATGAGCTTCCGTGGACCGTAGAGGCCCTCGATACCTTACTGACCAAGCTTGAAGCCAAAGGGTATGGCTTCGTGGATCCGCAATTCATCGAACCTAAAATAAGATAA